In one window of Halorubrum sp. BV1 DNA:
- the rdfA gene encoding rod-determining factor RdfA, with amino-acid sequence MTDTSSRPNSKVARVIEAYELDGLGAELERRWIGENGDRTSLRDLADVFNRRVLAAAMREAGYSAVESDVESAYAALTDEESGSADRMRKRRDLEQAGVDVDAVLGDFVTHQAVHTYLTSYRDAELPDRSDGRIDRKVETLERLQGRTAAVTESTVESLVEAGELTDHDYELLVDVRAICPDCGSDYPVGDLLRSGGCDCGDS; translated from the coding sequence ATGACCGATACGTCGTCGCGGCCGAACAGCAAAGTGGCGCGGGTGATCGAGGCGTACGAGTTGGACGGTCTAGGCGCGGAGTTGGAACGTCGGTGGATCGGCGAGAACGGAGACCGGACGAGCCTCCGCGACCTCGCGGACGTGTTCAACCGTCGCGTCCTGGCGGCGGCGATGCGTGAGGCGGGCTACTCGGCGGTGGAGAGCGACGTCGAGAGCGCGTACGCGGCCCTGACAGACGAGGAATCGGGTAGTGCAGACCGGATGCGAAAGCGGCGCGACTTGGAGCAGGCCGGTGTCGACGTCGACGCCGTGCTCGGTGATTTCGTCACCCACCAAGCCGTCCACACGTACCTCACGAGCTACCGCGATGCGGAACTCCCCGACCGGTCCGACGGGCGTATCGATCGCAAGGTAGAGACGCTCGAACGCCTGCAAGGACGGACCGCTGCCGTCACCGAGTCCACCGTCGAATCGCTCGTCGAGGCCGGCGAGTTGACCGATCACGACTACGAGCTATTGGTCGACGTGCGCGCGATCTGTCCGGACTGCGGATCCGATTACCCCGTTGGCGACCTGCTTCGGTCGGGCGGCTGTGACTGCGGCGACTCCTAG
- a CDS encoding archaea-specific SMC-related protein, with protein sequence MESTMLSESPVRVHASNVGGIDETEVEIQPGVTVLSGRNATNRTSFLQALMAGLGSTRPSLKGDATEGRVELTVGDETYTRTLTRRGDTIAFGGDPYLDDPEIADLFAFLLENNESRRAVARGDDLREIIMRPVDTDQIEAEIRELESEKDDLDDRISGLDQLESTLPDLETRRDEIETELEEARADLAEAQEAIDELDADLEESRSRKEELEAAFQRVREARSEVEDLTFEIETEESTLSELRSERADLEATLEESEPPDEDPERIDGRLTELRERKRALDETVNELGSVISFNEEMLEGDGLDVAFGQRSTDDADDSGSNSVTDELLGTDEVVCWTCGSEVERDRIDETVDALRDLRGERLEERNEVRDRISELTSKRSSIEAQRAERRRAEERLDAVETEIEDVKDRIESLEAEREAAEGRVRERESETEDVGAGEYDEVIERHREANELELRVDRLESDLAEVDAEMEETEAKIDERETLRERREAVADELTDLRTRVDRIEADAVEAFNEHMAAVLDVLGYDNIDRIWIERRESEVREGRRKVSRARFDLHVVRSTDDGSAYRDTVDHLSESEREVTGLVFALAGYLVHDVYETLPFMVLDSLEAIDSDRIAAMVEYLREYAGYLVVALLPEDAAAIDDDHHTVESI encoded by the coding sequence ATGGAGTCGACGATGCTTTCGGAGTCGCCCGTCCGCGTTCACGCGAGCAACGTGGGGGGAATAGACGAAACAGAAGTCGAGATTCAGCCCGGAGTGACGGTTCTCAGCGGCCGTAACGCGACAAACCGGACGTCGTTTTTGCAAGCGCTCATGGCCGGACTCGGCAGCACCCGTCCGTCGCTGAAAGGCGACGCGACAGAGGGCCGCGTCGAACTCACGGTCGGTGACGAAACGTACACGCGGACGCTCACTCGCCGCGGCGACACGATCGCGTTCGGCGGTGACCCGTACCTCGACGATCCGGAGATAGCCGACCTGTTCGCGTTCCTCCTCGAAAACAACGAGTCGCGGCGTGCCGTCGCTCGCGGAGACGACCTCCGCGAAATAATCATGCGACCGGTCGACACGGACCAGATCGAAGCGGAGATCCGGGAACTCGAGAGCGAAAAAGACGACCTCGACGACCGAATCTCGGGACTCGATCAGCTCGAATCGACGCTGCCTGACCTGGAGACGAGGCGGGACGAGATCGAAACCGAACTGGAGGAGGCCCGCGCGGATCTCGCGGAGGCGCAGGAGGCGATCGACGAACTCGACGCGGACCTCGAAGAGAGCCGCTCTCGGAAAGAAGAACTCGAAGCGGCGTTTCAGCGGGTCCGCGAGGCCCGGTCGGAGGTGGAAGATCTCACCTTCGAGATCGAAACCGAAGAATCGACGCTTTCGGAGCTTCGCTCGGAGCGCGCCGACCTCGAAGCGACGCTCGAAGAGTCGGAGCCGCCCGACGAGGACCCGGAGCGGATCGACGGCCGGCTCACGGAACTCCGCGAACGCAAGCGCGCGCTCGACGAGACGGTGAACGAACTCGGCAGTGTGATCAGCTTCAACGAGGAGATGCTGGAGGGCGACGGGCTCGACGTGGCGTTCGGACAGCGCTCGACCGACGACGCCGACGACTCGGGGTCGAACTCCGTCACGGACGAACTCCTCGGCACCGACGAGGTCGTGTGTTGGACCTGCGGCTCCGAGGTCGAGCGGGACCGGATCGATGAGACCGTGGACGCGCTCCGAGACCTTAGAGGCGAGCGGCTGGAGGAGCGAAACGAGGTTCGAGACCGAATCTCGGAGCTCACGTCGAAGCGGTCGTCAATCGAGGCGCAGCGGGCCGAGAGGCGGCGGGCCGAAGAGCGCCTCGACGCGGTCGAAACGGAGATCGAGGACGTGAAAGACCGGATCGAATCGCTCGAAGCCGAGCGTGAGGCCGCCGAGGGGCGCGTGCGAGAGCGCGAGTCCGAGACGGAAGACGTCGGGGCCGGCGAGTACGACGAGGTGATAGAGCGTCACCGCGAGGCCAACGAACTGGAACTGCGCGTCGATCGACTGGAGTCGGACTTGGCGGAGGTGGACGCGGAGATGGAGGAGACGGAAGCGAAGATCGACGAGCGCGAGACGCTCCGCGAGCGGCGCGAGGCGGTGGCCGACGAGCTGACCGATCTCCGCACGCGCGTGGACCGGATCGAAGCGGACGCCGTCGAGGCGTTCAACGAGCACATGGCGGCGGTGTTGGACGTGCTCGGATACGACAACATCGACCGAATCTGGATCGAGCGCCGAGAGTCGGAGGTCCGAGAGGGACGCCGCAAGGTCTCGCGCGCCCGGTTCGACCTCCACGTCGTCCGTTCGACGGACGACGGAAGCGCCTACCGCGACACCGTCGACCATCTCTCGGAGAGCGAGCGAGAAGTGACGGGACTCGTCTTCGCCTTGGCCGGGTACCTCGTCCACGACGTGTACGAGACGCTTCCGTTCATGGTGTTGGACTCGCTCGAAGCGATCGACTCGGACCGCATCGCCGCGATGGTCGAGTACCTCCGCGAGTACGCCGGCTACCTCGTCGTCGCCCTGCTGCCAGAAGACGCGGCGGCCATCGACGACGACCACCACACGGTCGAGTCGATCTGA
- a CDS encoding cation-translocating P-type ATPase, giving the protein MTDDSDADGENIGGARRRELTARLAVPAMDCPSCARKVDGALARVDGVVDVDLNPTAGTATVAYDADRTDEAAVVAAVEGAGYEVTGGRRETSAGGERNDGAADRDASETADGDSGGVAVAPPTEVWTSTRAKKTWVGAVLVALGLGFEFAATGQNVSVASVLGAPITVADALFLGAVAASGLPVIRDGYYSARNRSLDIDLLMGTAIIAASGIGYFVEAATLAVLFSIAELLEDYAMDRARDSLRELMELSPDEATVRREGEEVTVPADEVAVGETVIVRPGEKIPLDGTVIEGESAVDQSPITGESVPVDKTPGDDVFAGSIAAEGYLEIEVSSTAGDSTLARIIGMVQGAQSKRTETERFVDRFAGYYTPVVVVLAIATAALPPLLISDPIAVNVAGYGVTFVGDWGTWFVRGLTLLVIACPCAFVISTPVSVVSGITSAAKNGVLIKGGNHLEAMGGVDVVAFDKTGTLTRGELAVTDVLTADGTDEATLLRYAAAVERRSEHPIAAAILARAEAAAAGADAGASRGATPADPEPTQFESLTGKGVRAVVDGETYYAGKPALFEDLGFDLGRERAATDGGEAATPSGRTAPDADRDPAATGDGAGDARSDRSGSLDAATLAAVEREGKTVVLVGTDSALLGAIAVADEVRPDAPRVVSRLRELGVERVVMLTGDNEGTASTVAERAGIDEYRAGLLPEEKVEAVETLQAEYGAVAMIGDGINDAPAMATADVAVAMGAAGTDTALETADVALMSDDVGKLPYLYALSNTANGVIRQNVWASLAVKFLLALGVPLGLVSVAVAVVVGDMGMSLGVTGNAMRLSGIDPERYE; this is encoded by the coding sequence ATGACAGACGACTCGGACGCGGACGGCGAGAACATCGGTGGGGCGAGGCGGCGAGAGCTGACCGCTCGGCTCGCCGTGCCGGCGATGGACTGCCCCTCGTGCGCCCGGAAGGTCGACGGCGCTCTCGCCCGCGTCGACGGCGTGGTCGACGTGGACCTCAATCCGACGGCGGGGACCGCGACGGTGGCCTACGACGCCGATCGCACCGACGAGGCCGCCGTGGTCGCCGCCGTCGAGGGCGCGGGCTACGAGGTGACGGGAGGCCGGCGGGAAACGAGTGCGGGCGGCGAGCGGAACGACGGCGCGGCCGACCGCGACGCTTCCGAGACCGCCGACGGCGACTCGGGTGGGGTCGCCGTCGCGCCGCCGACCGAGGTGTGGACGAGCACGCGCGCGAAGAAGACCTGGGTCGGTGCCGTACTCGTCGCGCTCGGGCTCGGCTTCGAGTTCGCAGCGACCGGACAGAACGTCTCGGTGGCGAGCGTCCTCGGCGCGCCGATCACGGTCGCGGACGCGCTGTTCCTCGGTGCGGTCGCGGCCAGCGGCTTGCCGGTGATCCGCGACGGTTACTACTCCGCGCGCAACCGGAGCCTCGACATCGACCTGCTGATGGGGACGGCCATCATCGCGGCCAGCGGGATCGGCTACTTCGTCGAGGCCGCGACGCTCGCGGTGCTCTTCAGTATCGCCGAGCTGCTCGAGGACTACGCGATGGACCGCGCCCGCGACTCGCTGCGCGAACTGATGGAACTGTCGCCCGACGAGGCGACCGTCCGCCGCGAGGGCGAGGAAGTCACCGTTCCCGCGGACGAGGTCGCGGTCGGCGAGACCGTGATCGTCCGACCCGGCGAGAAGATTCCGCTCGACGGAACGGTCATCGAGGGCGAAAGCGCCGTCGACCAGTCGCCGATCACGGGCGAGAGCGTCCCGGTCGACAAGACGCCCGGAGACGACGTGTTCGCCGGCAGCATCGCGGCGGAGGGGTACCTCGAGATCGAGGTGTCCTCGACCGCGGGCGACTCGACGCTCGCGCGGATAATCGGGATGGTGCAGGGCGCACAGTCGAAGCGCACGGAGACGGAGCGGTTCGTCGACCGCTTCGCGGGCTACTACACGCCCGTCGTGGTCGTCCTCGCGATCGCGACGGCCGCGCTCCCGCCGCTCCTGATCTCGGATCCGATCGCGGTCAACGTCGCGGGCTACGGCGTCACGTTCGTCGGCGACTGGGGCACCTGGTTCGTCCGCGGACTCACCCTGCTCGTCATCGCCTGCCCCTGCGCGTTCGTCATCTCGACGCCAGTCTCCGTCGTCTCGGGGATCACGAGCGCCGCGAAAAACGGCGTCCTGATCAAAGGCGGCAACCACTTGGAGGCGATGGGGGGTGTCGATGTCGTCGCCTTCGACAAGACGGGGACGCTCACCCGCGGCGAACTCGCCGTCACCGACGTGCTCACCGCCGACGGAACCGACGAGGCGACACTGCTCCGATACGCGGCCGCCGTGGAGCGGCGTAGCGAACACCCCATCGCCGCCGCGATCCTCGCGCGCGCCGAGGCCGCCGCTGCCGGAGCCGACGCCGGCGCGTCGAGAGGTGCGACGCCGGCGGATCCGGAGCCAACCCAGTTCGAGAGCCTCACCGGTAAGGGCGTCCGCGCCGTCGTGGACGGCGAGACGTACTACGCCGGCAAGCCGGCGCTGTTCGAGGATCTCGGGTTCGACCTCGGACGGGAACGGGCGGCGACCGACGGCGGCGAGGCGGCGACGCCGAGCGGGCGGACCGCACCCGACGCTGACCGCGACCCGGCGGCGACGGGCGACGGCGCGGGAGACGCGCGATCCGACAGGTCCGGCTCCCTCGACGCGGCGACGCTCGCGGCCGTCGAGCGCGAGGGGAAGACGGTGGTGCTCGTCGGCACCGACTCCGCGCTCCTCGGGGCCATCGCGGTCGCCGACGAGGTGCGTCCGGACGCCCCCCGCGTCGTCTCCCGACTGCGCGAACTCGGCGTCGAGCGCGTCGTCATGCTGACCGGCGACAACGAGGGGACCGCGAGCACGGTCGCGGAGCGCGCGGGGATAGACGAGTACCGCGCCGGGCTGCTACCGGAGGAGAAAGTCGAGGCGGTCGAGACGCTTCAGGCGGAGTACGGGGCGGTCGCGATGATCGGCGACGGGATCAACGACGCGCCGGCGATGGCGACTGCCGACGTCGCCGTCGCGATGGGAGCGGCGGGCACCGACACCGCGCTCGAAACCGCGGACGTCGCGCTGATGAGCGACGACGTCGGGAAGCTCCCGTACCTCTACGCGCTTTCTAACACCGCGAACGGCGTCATCCGTCAGAACGTCTGGGCCAGCCTCGCCGTGAAGTTCCTGTTAGCGCTCGGGGTGCCGCTCGGGCTCGTGAGCGTCGCCGTGGCGGTCGTCGTCGGCGACATGGGGATGAGCCTCGGCGTCACGGGCAACGCGATGCGGCTCTCGGGGATCGATCCCGAACGCTACGAGTGA
- a CDS encoding helix-turn-helix domain-containing protein, with protein sequence MRELVFALEYRPGCNRVADALAEHPDARVRSLSLHATADRLWRVDHATGTPAALDGLEAAFRDADYYADCLATGDCGATQTTRVLDRDGDTLVLYSDWERTPRCASVPHIAREHLGEGVLFETRHEGRHYTWRLIHPGTGDVGAFFDAIRDAVGDCARTELLKTGSTSAAAAGSGEGTDGDESDLSAEQEAALRAAVEHGYYETPRETDVGDLADHLGVPRSTLTYRLRRAEEQLAKRFVTEARLPDSAAGA encoded by the coding sequence ATGCGAGAACTCGTCTTCGCGTTAGAATACCGCCCCGGGTGTAACCGGGTGGCCGACGCGCTCGCGGAACACCCCGACGCCCGGGTCCGATCGCTCTCGCTCCACGCCACCGCTGACCGCCTCTGGCGGGTGGACCACGCGACCGGCACACCGGCCGCGCTCGACGGTCTGGAGGCGGCCTTCCGCGACGCCGACTACTACGCGGACTGCCTCGCGACCGGCGACTGCGGCGCGACCCAGACCACGCGCGTGCTCGACCGCGACGGCGACACCCTCGTGTTGTACTCCGACTGGGAACGCACGCCGCGGTGTGCGTCGGTCCCGCACATCGCCCGCGAGCACCTCGGAGAGGGCGTGCTCTTCGAGACGCGACACGAAGGCCGCCACTACACATGGCGGCTCATCCACCCCGGAACGGGAGACGTGGGTGCGTTCTTCGACGCGATCCGCGACGCCGTCGGCGACTGCGCCCGCACGGAACTCCTCAAGACCGGGAGCACGTCCGCGGCCGCCGCCGGCAGTGGCGAGGGAACCGACGGCGACGAGAGCGACCTCTCGGCAGAACAGGAGGCCGCACTCCGCGCCGCCGTCGAGCACGGCTACTACGAGACGCCGCGAGAGACCGACGTCGGCGATCTCGCCGATCACCTCGGCGTTCCGCGCTCGACGCTCACGTACCGGCTCCGCCGCGCCGAAGAGCAGTTGGCGAAGCGGTTCGTCACGGAGGCCCGCCTGCCCGACTCGGCCGCCGGAGCCTAA
- a CDS encoding IclR family transcriptional regulator, translated as MTGAKTKSVAATGTSMRILTAIAESEGGVPMAELVDRLDLAKSTVYKHLITLEEHGLVVNHETGYRLGLRCLEFGGTARQYDGVFDVTKPELDKLAEATGELTNLMFEEQGKGVYVYTARGDQAITLDSRLGRRVYLHTTALGKALLASLDDDHVDKIVDRHGLPARTDETITTRSGLFEELAQIRTEGFAYNEEERLGGVGCVGTPLDTGDRRNAAISIMTPISRLRPDDTRHEYTEMLNQTANVIEVTLAHGQ; from the coding sequence ATGACGGGGGCAAAAACGAAGTCGGTCGCGGCGACGGGAACCTCGATGCGGATACTGACCGCTATCGCCGAAAGCGAGGGCGGTGTCCCCATGGCGGAGTTGGTCGACCGGCTGGATCTGGCCAAGAGCACGGTGTACAAACACCTGATAACGCTCGAAGAGCACGGCCTCGTCGTCAACCACGAGACCGGGTATCGGCTCGGCCTCCGGTGTCTGGAGTTCGGCGGCACGGCCAGACAGTACGACGGCGTGTTCGACGTGACGAAACCGGAACTCGACAAGCTGGCCGAAGCGACCGGCGAACTGACGAACCTGATGTTCGAAGAGCAGGGCAAGGGCGTCTACGTGTACACCGCCCGCGGCGACCAGGCGATCACCCTCGACAGCCGACTCGGCCGACGCGTGTACCTCCACACGACGGCGCTCGGCAAGGCGCTTCTGGCCAGCCTCGACGACGACCACGTCGACAAGATAGTCGATCGACACGGACTTCCGGCTCGGACCGACGAGACGATAACCACGCGCTCCGGGCTGTTCGAAGAACTCGCACAGATCCGTACGGAGGGGTTCGCGTACAACGAGGAGGAGCGACTCGGCGGCGTCGGGTGCGTCGGAACGCCGCTCGACACGGGCGACCGGCGGAACGCCGCGATCAGTATCATGACGCCGATCAGCCGCCTGCGCCCCGACGACACGCGGCACGAATACACCGAGATGCTCAACCAGACGGCGAACGTCATCGAAGTCACCCTCGCTCACGGTCAGTGA
- the ddh gene encoding D-2-hydroxyacid dehydrogenase, producing MSERTRLDHLYVHESVENVIPPEAFVEAFDHLDISVELVGDGESYDETDAVATYVPKPEFLDAGWVHCIRAGYDAFDTETYDAAGVPLTNSTGIHDTTVSEVAIGYMVSLARLLHVYRDNQNERNWYTPDYERPFTVENERLCVVGLGTIGQGIAERADALGMDVVGVRRSDESVPGVSEIFDPADLHDAIADARFVALALPHTPETEGLIGEAEFDVLRDDAYLVNVARGPLVDEDALVDALERDAIAGAGLDVFETEPLPDDSPLWDFEDVMISPHKGSATNRYHLDIADLVAENVERYQTGETLRNRVA from the coding sequence ATGTCCGAGCGAACACGACTCGATCACCTGTACGTCCACGAATCCGTCGAGAACGTCATCCCGCCCGAGGCGTTCGTCGAGGCGTTCGATCACCTCGACATCTCCGTCGAGTTAGTCGGCGACGGCGAGTCGTACGACGAGACCGACGCGGTCGCCACGTACGTCCCGAAGCCGGAGTTCCTCGATGCGGGATGGGTCCACTGCATCCGCGCGGGGTACGACGCGTTCGACACCGAGACGTACGACGCCGCCGGCGTTCCCCTCACGAACAGCACCGGGATCCACGACACCACGGTCAGCGAGGTCGCGATCGGGTACATGGTGTCGCTCGCGCGGCTCCTCCATGTGTATCGCGACAACCAGAACGAGCGGAACTGGTACACGCCCGACTACGAGCGCCCGTTCACCGTGGAGAACGAGCGGCTCTGCGTCGTCGGCCTCGGCACCATCGGCCAGGGGATCGCGGAGCGCGCCGATGCGCTCGGCATGGACGTGGTCGGCGTCCGGCGCTCTGACGAGTCCGTCCCGGGCGTCTCGGAGATCTTCGACCCCGCGGACCTCCACGACGCGATCGCGGACGCGCGGTTCGTCGCACTCGCGCTCCCACACACGCCAGAGACCGAGGGCCTGATCGGCGAGGCGGAGTTCGACGTGCTGCGCGATGACGCCTACCTCGTCAACGTCGCCCGCGGCCCGCTCGTCGACGAGGACGCGCTCGTCGACGCGCTGGAGCGGGACGCCATCGCCGGTGCCGGCCTCGACGTGTTCGAGACCGAACCGCTCCCCGACGACTCGCCGCTCTGGGACTTTGAAGACGTAATGATCTCGCCACACAAGGGTTCGGCGACCAACCGCTACCACCTCGACATCGCCGACCTCGTCGCAGAAAACGTCGAGCGCTACCAGACGGGCGAGACGCTGCGGAACCGCGTCGCCTGA
- a CDS encoding thiamine pyrophosphate-requiring protein: MMNVTEAIAHALKEEGVEYVFGFPSNPLFDTGAAEEAGLRTIITRQERTAVHMADAIGRLTSGNEVVAFACQHGPGTENSIGAVAQAYGESAPLVAIPAGYDRAKTDVDPKFNSLVSYQSVSKTCEQLTDPDAVGETFRRAFTAARNGRPRPAVVEVPKDVFWEDAPEDFEYVPSSANRAGVDPEAVPAVADELVDAENPVIFAGQGVHYAEAWDELKELAETLEAPVATSLNGKSAFPESHPLSLGAGSKSEPGQLAHFLDECDVLFGVGCSFTETAYGITVPEGKTVIHSTLDPTDIDKDVDSEMALVGDAQIVLDAVVDAVAERVDDDRGRFDDVADEIAAVKADWLDEWEGKLTSDETPINPYRVIHEITNVVDESETIITADAGNPRDFLAPFYETDEPLSYIGWGKTTQLGYGLGLALGAKVRFPEKLCINIMGDGAIGMTGLDFETAVREDAPILTIHLNNYEMASYDTPFSGDFADVGKALGGYGERVEDPAEVAPALERAIEKTEEGTPALLEFITAKETELSRPDLE; encoded by the coding sequence GTGATGAACGTAACTGAAGCAATTGCACACGCGCTGAAAGAGGAAGGAGTAGAGTACGTATTCGGATTCCCGAGCAACCCGCTTTTCGACACCGGGGCCGCAGAGGAGGCCGGACTTCGAACGATCATTACCCGCCAAGAGCGGACGGCGGTCCACATGGCCGACGCGATCGGGCGGCTCACCTCCGGTAACGAGGTCGTCGCGTTCGCCTGCCAGCACGGCCCGGGAACGGAGAACTCCATCGGTGCCGTGGCGCAGGCGTACGGCGAGTCCGCGCCGCTCGTGGCGATCCCGGCCGGCTACGACCGAGCAAAGACGGACGTGGATCCGAAGTTCAACTCGCTCGTGAGCTATCAGAGCGTGAGCAAGACCTGCGAGCAGCTCACCGACCCCGACGCAGTCGGCGAGACGTTCCGCCGGGCGTTCACCGCGGCCCGGAACGGCCGCCCGCGCCCCGCGGTCGTCGAAGTCCCGAAGGACGTCTTCTGGGAGGACGCGCCCGAGGACTTCGAGTACGTCCCGTCGAGCGCCAACCGAGCCGGGGTCGACCCCGAGGCCGTGCCGGCAGTCGCCGACGAACTCGTCGACGCCGAGAATCCGGTCATCTTCGCGGGGCAGGGCGTCCACTACGCCGAGGCGTGGGACGAACTGAAAGAACTCGCCGAGACGCTCGAAGCGCCCGTCGCGACCAGCCTGAACGGCAAGAGCGCCTTCCCGGAGAGCCATCCGCTCTCGCTCGGAGCCGGCAGCAAGAGCGAGCCCGGACAGCTCGCGCACTTCCTCGATGAGTGTGACGTCCTGTTCGGCGTCGGCTGCAGCTTCACCGAGACGGCCTACGGTATCACCGTCCCCGAGGGGAAGACGGTCATTCACTCGACGCTCGACCCCACCGACATCGACAAGGACGTCGACTCCGAGATGGCGCTCGTGGGCGACGCACAGATCGTCCTCGACGCGGTGGTCGACGCGGTCGCGGAACGCGTCGATGACGACCGCGGTCGCTTCGACGACGTCGCCGACGAGATCGCCGCGGTCAAAGCCGACTGGCTCGACGAGTGGGAGGGCAAACTCACGTCCGACGAGACGCCGATCAACCCTTACCGCGTGATCCACGAGATCACGAACGTCGTCGACGAGTCGGAGACGATCATCACGGCTGACGCCGGCAACCCGCGCGACTTCCTTGCGCCCTTCTACGAGACGGACGAGCCGCTCTCGTACATCGGCTGGGGGAAGACGACGCAGCTCGGCTACGGGCTCGGGCTCGCGCTCGGCGCGAAGGTCCGGTTCCCGGAGAAGCTCTGTATCAACATCATGGGTGACGGTGCCATCGGGATGACCGGTCTCGACTTCGAGACGGCCGTCCGCGAGGACGCCCCGATCTTGACCATCCACCTGAACAACTACGAGATGGCGTCGTACGACACGCCGTTCAGCGGCGACTTCGCCGACGTCGGCAAGGCGCTCGGCGGCTACGGCGAGCGCGTCGAGGACCCCGCAGAGGTCGCGCCGGCGCTCGAACGCGCCATCGAGAAGACCGAGGAGGGGACGCCCGCGTTACTCGAGTTCATCACCGCGAAGGAGACCGAACTCTCGCGGCCCGACCTCGAGTAA